TTATATGATTGCCCTACTTTTTAGACTTCCTAACAATAGGAAGTCGTTGACCTagaactttttttattttttcgttttaatatttatcatttcattttagtaaattttattaattatttaaaaataattaaattattaaaaaaataaaatattgataattaaataaaataaaatgcattaacaaataataatattttattttcacccCACTCCTGGCCTCAGTATTTGTTAGTAAAGTTTTGTATGTTGTGTCAATCACTGTTTATTGAAAAGGTGAAACGTGCAAAACACATTAGAGCATTCCACTTGGACACTTGTACATTCAACCTAGCTAGTGTAGTGATTTCCAATAAATACCACAAAGACATATCTTGAGAAACATAACATAGAACCAAATTAACATTAACAAACAAAAAGAACATGATGTTTTCTTCAAGAGAAATGCCATCCCCATCCTCAATTTTCTCAGCATATGCATCCATGACAGCTTCCATCATGCTTGTTCGTTCCATAGCACACGAACTCATTCCTCAACCAATCCGTGGCTACCTTTTCAACACTTTCCGCTACCTCATAAAACCACGTTCCCCTTCACTCACACTAATCATTGAAGAATCCACTGGCATAGCTCGTAACCAAGTCTTCGATGCTGCAGAGGCTTATCTCTCCACAATAGTTAGCCCTGAAAACGAAAGACTCAAAATCAGTAAAGTCCCCAAAGAGAAAAAACTCACAATTCGATTAGAAAAAGGTGAAAAATTAAACGATACATTTAATGGTGTTTGTCTCAAATGGAGATTCATTTGTGctgaaacagagaaaaacaGTCCAAATGATATTCATAACAATAACAGCATCTCTGTTAGATCAGAAAAAAGGTATTTTGAACTGAGTTTTCACAAAAAGTATAAAGATATTGTTTTGGATTCTTATTTTCCTTTCATACTTGATAAAGCTAAGGAAATGAAAGATGAAGAAAGGGTTTTAAAGATGCATACTTTAAACACTGCTTATTGTTATAGTGGTGTGAAATGGGATTCTATAAATCTTGAACACCCATCAACTTTTGAAACACTTGCTATGGAACCTGAAATGAAGAATGCTATTATAGAGGATTTGAACATGTTTGTGAAGAGGAAAGAGTTTTATAAGAAAGTTGGTAGGGCTTGGAAACGTGGCTATTTGTTGTATGGTCCTCCTGGTACTGGAAAATCTAGTTTGATTGCTGCTATGGCTAATTATTTGAAGTTTGATATATTTGATCTTCAACTTGGTAACGTTGTTAGAGATTCTGATCTTAGAAAGTTGCTACTTGCTACAGCAAATAGATCAATTTTAGTTATTGAAGATATTGATTGTAGTATCGATATTCCTGAGCGTCGACATGGAGAAGGACGTAAACAAAATGATATACAGGTTCGTTTTACTTactatttatcaaatattctttTTCTTAGCTATATAACTTAATTATACAATTAAATCTAATTTGCGAGAgttgcataatattttttttttttgttgattttaagtTGTTCACTATGATAAGTGTTTAGAGAATTTATATCTTTTGCCCTTCTTGCTACTTTGATTTGTGGATCACTTCCACGTGTCCCTTAAATTTCCTCCAATTCGACTATTGCATATTCTTTTTTGATGTATATCTTCTCAATCATTACATTTTAATTGGGATATAAGTTAACTAACTCATATACTAAAAATCAATAGAAGACCTTTATTTAGTAATATCATATCATCTTTAAAATGCatttacaaaattgaaatgattggatacaataattattttttattggataTGAAACTAATTTATACACGCGTTGTATAtcatttagttattattttttatcagaatattagtttaaaaaaaacaga
This region of Cicer arietinum cultivar CDC Frontier isolate Library 1 chromosome 8, Cicar.CDCFrontier_v2.0, whole genome shotgun sequence genomic DNA includes:
- the LOC101511189 gene encoding AAA-ATPase At5g17760-like isoform X2, translating into MMFSSREMPSPSSIFSAYASMTASIMLVRSIAHELIPQPIRGYLFNTFRYLIKPRSPSLTLIIEESTGIARNQVFDAAEAYLSTIVSPENERLKISKVPKEKKLTIRLEKGEKLNDTFNGVCLKWRFICAETEKNSPNDIHNNNSISVRSEKRYFELSFHKKYKDIVLDSYFPFILDKAKEMKDEERVLKMHTLNTAYCYSGVKWDSINLEHPSTFETLAMEPEMKNAIIEDLNMFVKRKEFYKKVGRAWKRGYLLYGPPGTGKSSLIAAMANYLKFDIFDLQLGNVVRDSDLRKLLLATANRSILVIEDIDCSIDIPERRHGEGRKQNDIQLTLSGLLNFIDGLWSSCGDERIIIFTTNHKERLDPALLRPGRMDMHIHMSYCSYEGFKILASNYLEISHDNPFFGEIEGLIEDIQITPAQVAEELMKNEDSEATLEGFVKLLKRKKMEGDVCENNNKTEPIQQQQSKRRKVSCKQKRGVNSKTNVGVTQRRTRGIKRGSSL
- the LOC101511189 gene encoding AAA-ATPase At3g50940-like isoform X1; the protein is MMFSSREMPSPSSIFSAYASMTASIMLVRSIAHELIPQPIRGYLFNTFRYLIKPRSPSLTLIIEESTGIARNQVFDAAEAYLSTIVSPENERLKISKVPKEKKLTIRLEKGEKLNDTFNGVCLKWRFICAETEKNSPNDIHNNNSISVRSEKRYFELSFHKKYKDIVLDSYFPFILDKAKEMKDEERVLKMHTLNTAYCYSGVKWDSINLEHPSTFETLAMEPEMKNAIIEDLNMFVKRKEFYKKVGRAWKRGYLLYGPPGTGKSSLIAAMANYLKFDIFDLQLGNVVRDSDLRKLLLATANRSILVIEDIDCSIDIPERRHGEGRKQNDIQAHRDSDGWMQLTLSGLLNFIDGLWSSCGDERIIIFTTNHKERLDPALLRPGRMDMHIHMSYCSYEGFKILASNYLEISHDNPFFGEIEGLIEDIQITPAQVAEELMKNEDSEATLEGFVKLLKRKKMEGDVCENNNKTEPIQQQQSKRRKVSCKQKRGVNSKTNVGVTQRRTRGIKRGSSL